The genomic interval CGAGGGAGGAGGCTCGGAGACTCAAGTTCAACAGAGGAAACGAGATTGCAATCTTTAGCCCCCGGCAAGAAAGAGAACAGCAGGGTAGCGTACTCGACAGTGTTAAGGAGTTGATCACCGGAGTTTTTATGGCCTAATAAAGCTATATGGTTCAATAATAAAGCCATCCTTGTAGTTCTGGCACTTAGTCTAATAAATAAAAAGTCAACCGTTGGACTTTACTTTTTTTGATACCAAATCCCAAAACTCAAAATATTCACTCATTAATTTGGCATATATCGCCTAGTGCTCTTGTTTTTCACAAAAATATACACCATTaataagaagaatatcagtgaaaCTCTTGTTTGTTCATCCTCCTAGGGAATTCATTAGAAACATGAACTCTCTAAGAAAATGGGAATTGTTTATCTACTCTCATGCATGCACTTATACCCGCATGACTCCTGTTATTTCTGTTTATTGTTCAATCTTGCAAAAAATGACCTGCTGCTGCTTATTGTTCTTCAAATTGTGATTTATTGCCTCTGTTTTTACAAAAGAGTAAGTTCATTTGTAGGcatctaatatctcaactaaGGTACGTTGGATTGAAGTtgttatttataattttgattatgtgattatctgATAATTACACAAGATCAGCTGATTTTTCGTATCATCAGGCACCAACAGTTGAACTGTACAATAAAACAAAGACCTGTTAGGTTGAGCAAAGAATTCCAAGGTTGTCTTTTATTCTATATTCTCCTATTTACCGTCGTCTTAAGTCTCACCCGAGgatccttttttaatttaactccAGCCATGGAGGCTCTGCGCACTAGAGGAGCCAGGAACAAATGGAACAAAACCTCTCCCACCAAAAACCGGACGCATGAATGCATTATCAAACTTCCGCCAATGGTGATGAACCGTATGAGTTGGTTTTGTCAGGAGCAGTCTAAGATTGGATGGCCGAGCTACATGTTCCCCTATTTCATCTTCCGAGGCCTGTCCATTCTCCATGAGCGGCAATAAGAGAGATTTGGGGGTTGATGGATCAGAGGACATGCTGCTAAAGTGCTTTGCGTTATGTGGCAATAAGAAACTCAAGAGCGGCTTCGTCATCAATCCAAAAACCTAGGAGGCATCATAAGGTAGTAAAACAATTAAAAATTTCactccaaaaaataaaaaaaaagaactaCTTATGCATTTGATAATCACCAGGTTGATTATTTAGTTAGCTTGAATATTGCAAAAAATTCGAATTCAGAAGGTGGTAAACATAACATGAATCTATTTTGTACTTCCCCCAACACAAAGACTTACCACAGTGCTGAAGAGCACAACAGAGATAGTGCTAGTGATCATAATTGCATTTCCTCGCAGTTGCGTGTGTCCAGATCTTGCAAACTGTAAGTTCAATAGATATATACTAttagaatttgttaaattcaatGAAAATTGGAAATACATTCGTCCTTCAAATCATCTATCTGAATTTGATTATCAAAAGAACTACAGGATAACAAAAAAAATTCATGCTAAACATCAGTTGAATGTCGAGAAATGTATTATCAAGAAACATTAGTATTGATTGAACTGGACAGATAATAAATCAGGGGAAGCATCTATGTCTTCTTATTTGATATTAATAGATCTATCGTGAAAAAAcacaaaaaccaaaaaaaaacctGCAAATTTTATACCTGATTATAAGCAAGTGCTATGGACACTGCACCTCTCATGAGACCTGCCCACCATATTGTAACCTGTCTAAATTGGTGTGAATTTATTACTGAATCAATCTAATGAACTTAGTGAGAATGATTTTGTATGCACTTACTTGCTGTTTGAGAACGATCCTATCGTCTGGAGATTTCTTTGTTAGGTTGGATAGAAATGAGAGTGGAAATACAAAAGCAGCTCGACCAACCAAAACTAGCCCTAACAAGATCAAGCTGATCTGAACTGATTTCCCAGGGCTGCAAAAAAAAACACATGAATGTTTCTTTAGAATCAATAATAGTTAGAGGAAGGAGAATCAGAAATGTTATTAGGTATTAGGTGCCCAGTATTATTAGTACTTGTAGGTGTTTTTATCATGAGTCCTACAAACTTCATGCAAGTGTTTCATATCAAGACACATGCAATGCAATACTTCCTTTTTCCAAACCATACCTGCTACTAACAAACCTCCATTTTTCGATGTCCAACGCATCCATTCcaacataaagaaataaaaaggtttCTGCAATGAAGGATAATGTGGCAAATGCATGCCTAGAGTTgcaagaaaggaaagcaaagagaAATGGAGAATAATTAGTGGACTCTATTTGATCAGTGGGATGCTTCGAAACTGAGTTAATTAACAAAGACAAAATAAAGGCATTGAGATCATTTGTAACACACTTGGTAGTAATTCTGGAGCCCTCTGTGACATTATGCCAGGTATAGTGTGACATGACTATCCCACAGAAGAATACTGTGAGGATGCCGCTTAGATCCAACAACTGCAACATAATACAAAGCCTAAGAACATAAACAACTCTACAAACTATCTACTTGAGATGTTAAGAACTTGTTTCATGCGATTAAAGATGCATCTCACTTCTGCCAACATATATGTCAAGTACGCCATGAGCATCATTAGAGCAACTTCTCTATCAGTAGAATGTCTGGGAAGGAAAATGAATAAAGATTATTTCAATTCTTAAAATTTCAGTTTAGAGCGGAACTATTAACAAAAGTATGAGTACAGGGGTAATTTCATCAACTAACCTTCCGATGTACAATTTCTTGATGATGTAAGCACTTAGCAGTCCGCCCTGAAATTAATAGATTAAATATTTTTAGATCATACAAGATGAtatatatctttaaaaatatagaACTAGTAGTAAAATGCATGAAGTAATATCATACAAAAGCTCCAAGGAGGGTGCTGGTGAGAAACAGGTATCCAAAGTTTGCCAAAAATTTCAATATGATTATGGCATCGATGTGAACAAGATCAAAGTTCTGAATTGCATTGAAGAGCACAACGGATGTAGCATCATTAACAACTCCTTCACCAAATACCAAGCTATATAATAGAGGTGTTTCATCTTGATTAAGAATCTGTTTCAGAGAAATCATTTTGTGTGTTAAGTATTTACCTTGTTCAGCTAGAACTAATGAATACATAAGCCTTCATTACCTGCAAGGTGCAGACAGAATCCGTGGCAGAAAATATGGCACCTATGGCTGCATgaacaaaagaaaaggaataaatcAGAATGAGACATTATGGTAGATCACTAGGATATAGGGAAGGCAAAGATATGcgttataaagaaaaagaaaaataccaagaaagtCTCCAATATCCAATGAGCCAATATCCATTTTCCGGAACAATGCAACTGCTCCTGTGTTTACCATCAAaggaagaaaaaatatattaggcATGATTAACATTGCTACCCAGTGTCATGCACTTGGAAAGAAATCTCCAAGATCTCTTTTTCACAAGGCAATACACTTTTGTTAAAAGAAGAGCTTTGCACATTCCAACTCTGAAACAAAAGAATACACTGGCAAATGATGTTCTGGAAACTTAGGATTCACATATTAGGCATCTTGTGACATGACTCTAAGAACTTACCAAGGGAAATTGTGAAAAACGATATTAATGTCCCAATTGCACCGAACAACATGATTGTCATGAAGTTGCGGAAGAATTGTTTCTTTTTTACCTGGAACCTGGAAATCAAGAAAAATTCAACAAGTCAGTCTCAATCTATCAGTTACAGAAGATATTTTCTGGCCACAAGGAGAACACAGTATCAGATGTCAAACGATAAATGATACACTGTTGGTGGTTTTAGAATGGAAACATGTTAAGAATGTTACATATCAGCTCAACTGTGAAAAACACTTAAGATGTTAGCAGAAGCAGCATAAAAACACCACAAAAAACAATTATTTTACATTGGCTCACTTTGTAAAACATATTTTATTCCATAATCTCTATTCAATATTTAGCCATAGTAAGTGGAAGATCAATCCACTTAGTAACAATGTGTTCCTCGTCGTATATATGTAGCAAACATCAAGTAATCACTCAAGAACCAATCAGCAAATCTTACTCAATACCATGCCCTATGAATCATGCGCAAGAAGAAAAATAACTCAATTGGGCCTTATCAATATGTCAAGAACAGGATTAAAAGGAAGATCCAAACAACAAGTTTATGTTATAAACAGTAGCTAAAATCCTCGGTTTTGCAATCTAACGCATAACCAAAATGGTAACCGTTCAAAGAACATTAAAGGAATATGTCCTCTTCTTCCTATTTAGAATAAATGAATGAGAGTGAAAAATACCCGGCATTGAATATAATGGGAGGGAGAAGGTAGATGAAGAAGAGATCTTCGCTAAACACGAAGATGTGCGAGCTCTTCCCTTTGGTCGTCAGCAGAATGACGGCCCCCGTGCAAACTCCCTGGACCAGCAGAAGAAACAACGAAGAAAGGACTAAGGAACCCTATTCTTCAGAAGCCGGATCGAAAAAGATGAAAACTTTATTTGACAGAGAGACTACAAATGGGGAAGGGAACTCACGATCACAAGGGCGGTGATCGACTCGTTTATCCATCGGCTCTCCTCCAGAAGGTGCCCGATGACGATGCATCCGCAGAGCAGCGCGACGAAGATGTTGATGGACACGACGGAAGCGTGGTCCGACGTCGCCGACAGTGTGCCGAGGCGGGCGAGGTGTTGCGTTACCAAGCCCAGCGCCATGGAAGCTGGTCCCCCTCCAACCTGTCGCCGAAACCAGAAACCGAGAAAGAGGCTCaaaagcaaggaaacaattgagcAAAATTGCAGCGGGGGAGACGGGCGCGGGGTGGATCACGGCTCCTAGGAGTCTAGACGCGACCCCTTGGCTCTTGGCGCGCTTTCCTCGGAACCGGGGCCTAAATCAAGATTAAGGCAGAAAAAGAAAAGAGCTAAAGATGGCTTTTTTGGAGCGGAAAATCTAGCGAAGAaggtaaaaaaagaaaaagatcgCCGGTGTTCGATGGAGCAACAGGCGAAGATGGAGATTTTTGAAGAAACCAGCAGGGAGGCAACAGAATTTtggctccttctcttctcgttgGCTAAATACTTCGTTAGCGTTCTTGCTGcaccaaataaaaaataaaaaataaaaaataaaaaataaaaaataaaaaataaaaaaaggtttAATTTGACTAAAATTAAGGGTATTTTTCAAAATGCTCCCGTATTAATATAAATGTTATTTTTCAAAATGCTCCACGAATTTCATGCGAACTAAGCTTCTCTATTTCTTACTATAATACTAATCAATTCACTCCTCTCATTAATCTTCGATTATTATTCTCAGTCTCCATCTGCCATGACTGCaaacaaatataatataattGATTTCCCTAATAATTTAATTACTCCTTCAAGATGCATCAtgtgaagaagaaagaggagaggaaagtaACATGGCATCTGTCTCCCCAAGCTGAGATCTGAACTACACCGAGAGAAAGACTTTTCTTGCTGTTAGGGCGGTAAATATGTTCAGCTCAGTCAAGTTTtgagatatttaaatttatttgacaaAGTATTCGAGTCGAGCCGAATTAaatcattgaaataatttttaagtatggtttgattttttttaatgagcttgagtttatttcaaatttaacttaaatttgattcgtttagatattatcgagttTTCAATTCGAGtttgtttaattgtttgaaatttgataatttattttttcattttaaaaatattattatttttatttacatgTAAATAAgagtttattaataaatatgattcgtggacattattcatgaatattattcacaAATATTATTGATGGACATTAACAAGCTGAACATATatatgttcaaacttatttgtttagtttaatgagttgttcaaatttatttgtttaattgatCTAGTGTATATTGAGTgaacataaataaactcttaccaagtcgaacactAAATTTATTCACAAACATCAACCTTACGGTATATCGTCTTGCTAAACCGGTTCTGTTCTTCGACTAAACCAGCCAGTCTGGTGAACACTTGAGCTTTAACTGCTTGTTGTGAATGGAAGTGGATGTTGTGAGTTGGCAAAAGATGAGAAAGGAGATAATGTGAAGAGGTACAACTTTTTTTATATGATCACTTGAAAGAGATCATGCAAAGTAGTGTTAGAAAAGCTTTTTCAAAAGGTTCAAAGAGTTCATGGGAGTCTGGTGAGAAGGACTAATATTTAAAGGGATGGAGTGGGGCTGCAGAAATGTAAACTGTTCTACAGACTGAAGAAGCTGAAGATTAAGAAGAGCCAAGTTGATGTGTACAGCTATAAAATTTGCAGAAAATGTTGCAAGAGAAGAAGTTAGATTGATCTCTTTAATGATTGATATTCCAAAGTGCTGGGACTTTGTGGAAACAGATGAGCTTGAGAGGTCTGACAGACATATCTAAGTGAGTAGAACAGAGTAGCAAAGCCTGCAGTTAAAGCTAGACGACAGAACAGAAAAGAGTAATGTCTAAAGAATTAGTTGAGCATTCGAgcaaaaaggaaaaagggaaaaaaCAAGATGATGCATAAGACGTTGGTAAAGTCAGCCATagctttatttatttgattttggGAGTCAAAACTACAAGCAAGGCTTTATTTGATCCTATATATAACCTTATTCTTATTCCATTAGAGCCTTGATTATTTATTCCGTGACACTCTACAGTTTGTTACGCAGCAGCTCGATCTTCCTTCTCCAGTCGGGGGCTAAAGATTGCGATCTCGTTTCCTCTGTTGAACTTGAGTCTCCGAGCCTCCTCCCTCGAGACGCGGTAGGAGTTCATCAGCACCTCCACTGGAATACCTCGAAGAACAGATGTTTTACCCACAATATGGCTCACAAACGCATTCTCGTTGGTCTTAAATGAGATCCACTCGAATTGCTCGCTCtgtgccttcttgatcactatGTGCTGTTGTGGGATCACCAACAGTTGTCCTTGACGGAGCTCACCGTCGAACACGGTTCGACCTCGGTGGCCAACCACCTGCAAGCGACCACTTCCCCTTACCACATACATGATACTGTGAGCATTGATATTCCAGTGAGGTGGTTGAATTGCATTCTGCATGCGTACGAGAAAAGAGAAGACAGAATGTCAATATTTAAATGTTTATACTTTGAGTAACGATGGATGTATGTACTGAATGAACTAGCTATATATATACCCGTCGAAGGACTCCTCTTTCGGCACTGAGTTGGATGAACCGAAGGATGGGAAGCTTTTGGACGTTGAGGCTAGTCAGTCTTCCAGCGCGGGGATTGTAGTAGTCGGCAAGAGTGGGATTGGCTATGTTCTGTCTGTTCTTGAGGGTGCAGTAGGTTTCCTCCAATCCATTACGTTCGCATGATGATCCCCTCCTCTCCTgtgtctcttctctttcctctctctctTGCTCTTGAGCTTCCTGCTCAGCACGTCTCTGTGGCTCCAACATCTGTAGCCCCTTCTCCACGCGAACAATGTCACCTCTGTTATCGTTTAGATTTTGAATCTTCCTCACGACTTCCTTGTCGACTCCCAGAGCCTCAGCCAGTAGTTCGAGTTCGAAGCCGCTCAGGAGGTTATTCCCCTTCTGTTGCTGGAATCTCTCTTCTATCTGTGTGATTTGCTCTTGGGATTGCCTCTCTCTGCCCGCCAATAGAAATTGCTGAacgcacatatatatataaattaattagaatCATATAAGTGTTAATGTCTTATGATAAATTACTGAATTGCTAGTTTGAACCGACTCTGTGTTGGCGATCGAGTTGGTTGGCATTGCTGCTTGTGTCGGCGACAGCGATTGCTATAATAGGAATTTCACCGTTATTGTAGACCCAATTAGCGACGCCGGCAGGATATGCGAGAACATCGCCCTCGCGGAAGAATTGAACCTTTTGGTGCTCGTCCCTGAAACGCTGGCTCTGGCTTTCCGATTCCTCTTCCCATTGTTGCTCAAAACCTTGTCGTAGAGATTGGAATGACTCTGGGCAACCAGGAATCACGGTTCCAGAGATACCCCTACCTGCACATTTTGGACGACAATTGAATGTCATAATAATACTGAATGTAAATAATTAAGAAGCTAGATAATGAATGCCGCATACCTTGGACTATGTAGACAAGTTTAGGGGCATTGGAGTAGTAAGGCAAGACGAGGCCTCTCGGCTGAATGGTGCGACGGTAGGCGACTACGCCGGCACACTGCAACTGCTCATTCAATTGGTCAAAGTACTCGGTGAAGCCAGCCTCCGACGGCACGCGACGCGTGGGTTCGAGGGCGGCGAGGCGCTCGAGCTGGCATTGGCTCCGGTAGCCAAGACGACGTTGGCTCAACAACGGCTGGCCGAAGCCCTGCTGGCCAAAGCTGAATTGGGCGAGAGAGGTGCTAGGGAGGAGAAAGCAAAGAGCGAGGGAGAGAAACAAGAGAGCTATGGAGTTAGCCATTGGCGAGTGATTCAATGTGCTGCGATGGAGATCAAGGAAGGGAACCTCGAGGCAATTTATAGGCTAAAAAGAGATGAAGAGGTTGGTGTATGGTTATGAGTTTTGGACAAATGGAATGGTTTGGTGTGGAGCAGACAATCTGCATCAGCTGTGAAGTTGAACCTTCCACTGCAAACATGTGAGCCACAACTTAAGCTTCCACTTCTGCAACAAACCCAAGTAATCCAATACTGAAAACAACAAACAAGGACACCTTCTCAAACAATTATCAACCTCTTGCATATTTCCACTTCATTCGACATCTCTCAATGCCATCTCTTGCATAGAATGCATCAACAAAGTCATCAAAAGTTCTCTTTTATGTATCTCCTCAAATTGGGTGTAATTCAAACAGGTACAATGTATCAAAATGGTTTATGACTTATCTAGTGCAGGAGATATTCCAGTCATTACATTTATAGTTTTTGGGAAATAATCAAGTGTCttcgaggaagaaaaagaatgcaCCAACAATCAGCTGCGGGGTCAACGTCATTGTAAGAATACATTGTTTGGAACCCTCGAGGTATTGATCTATCATGCTTCTGCCTTCAAAGTTTCATCCCTTGTGAGTCCTACGTGTTTATGCTTTCCTTTCTGTACTCGTCAAAACTAGAACTAATTTCCTTCAGCTGTGAGGCTTCCAAAATTCAGCTACCTTCCATCATCCCACCCAGGGATGTTAGCTGAGGCTTCGTTGACCATCTTTACTAGTGTTACCTGCATCATCAAGAACCCAATAGTATTATGTAGCTGGAAAGTTGAGGAGACAGATCATTGTTTGATTAATATACGAAGAGTTTTAGCATTCTAAATTCACATGCAAGAGTCCAGGTAAAGCAGCAGACTGCTTGAAATTTGCCATGTTTTCCAGAATTTTTCTGGAGTGAATATTTTAAACTTAGACAACCCGAATGAGGATTTTGTTTCTCAAATATCCTCTTTTAGCTCAAGAAATATTGGGTCATACAGGTAAATATGTTTACCAATCCAACCAATCCCTTGGATATTGTTAATCTTTATTCCTGTTGTTGCTTAAGGTGGCACAAATATCAACAACagagcaataaaataaaataaaaaatctaacgAGGCAAAGAGATTATTTGCTTCTTGTAGTATACATCTGAAAGAAAGTAGAGTCTCATCTTATTTTTTCACTCTTAATCAGAATATCAACCATCATCTTAGTACCTTTAGCATAGTACATCTTATATGCATGATGCCTACTCTCTTAATGAAAGGAATACTATCCCCAAACTTACACTATTGAGCTTATTTACCTGTTGTACAACTCAATCTTGAGTAGGAAAAAATGCGGTACCCCAATTTAGTTGTTGGCTAATAAAGAAGTTCTAGAAGCTTAACTAAGTGAGCTACTATTAGCTTGGCCTTGAGCATTTTGACTAAGTGGTTGATAAGTCAATTATCTCATCTAAGAGGATCGTGATAGTACACCTAACCGCTATCAAAGATGAGAAGATATGTGTCCTGTTCCTAGGTGAGACAAGATTTCACCTTCTACCATATTGTTTTTAGTTGCATAGCGCATGTCATTATGATCTTCTAAATTCTCCTTTGAGTAGCTCAAAACTATTGAGGGGTATCATATTATCGTGCGCATATTCACAAATGCACACTTGTTAACACTCAAAggttcaaaaaataaagaaagcaaaAGCTCCATGTCAGAAGCGCCTTTCCCTGAGCATATCCATGATCCCAGCAGACTCACAAATGTCTCTCCAATTGTTATTTGCTGCATCAGACTATCTAGCTAAATTTCAAAGTTCTTATTGCGATACCATTATCCGCTCTATTGTCTGCAGTTCACACTCATATCCAACAGGTTCCAGGAGAGTAACACTAGGGAAACCATAGCTCTTCATTTCTATGCAGTAAAGCATAAGGAAACCTATTATTATCAGCTGTCCAACTGCCTCAGCTAAATTTTCCTGAGACCAATGGGTATTTTTACAGAGCAATATAATCCAAAAAAAAACTGAATATTGATCTGGGCACTTTTGAGCACAAGGCATTTCCTACTAAAATCCAAGGTTTCAACTCCAATATTTCcagttatatatatgtatataactccaaaagaaacaaagaaaactGTGTTCACCAGGATAAACCCAAGTAACATAGAAATACTAATCCATGGATTGATATGATTGAGCAACTTATACTGCTAAGAATGGATATGGTTGCAGCATTCAGTTCCTCCTAAGATCCAAATATCATCCACTAATATCTCAAATTGCCAAGAAAACATATCTGATGCATTAACCTTCTATCTCTCGCATTGCAACATGTTACATGAATtgctttttaaattttaattttttcccaaCAAAGCCAACTAATGAAAATGTTCAGTCCCAATATCTTGGATAACAATATCCAAGGCTTTTATTAGCTAACTAGTACCTTCAATCTTCAACAAGAATTCCCCCAAAGTATATCCTCCTACCTTCTTCGGATCATATGACCACTAGAAACTTTGATAATAATTTGCAAACTAAAAGATTCACTTTCATTCAAAACAGCAGTGACAGGACACTTGTGAGGTCTGCAGAATGATTGCCTGTTTTTTACCCGAAATACATTTCACAACTCATTAAAGCTTCAATACATTAATACTAAGCAAACGAGATGATTGAGTTAGTATCTTAAGTGTCCCAACTACAATCATAACTTGAAGTAATAGTAGCTTCGTTTGATGATATAATGAAAACCTCAGATAAGGAATGTGACATTTAAACTATAAACCTGGCAAAGTTTACAGTTGAAAATCTTTCTTCTAAATTATACATACTGAACagcaaagttttaaaattttaaagtaaagAAACATCAAGTCAAGCAACACTTGCATTTACCAAACGGAAACAGTGAAGAGATAGGACATAAGACAAAAAAAAATGGCTTGATTATGTTTAAGAACATTCAAGGTATTGAGTAGTTACATACCACACTTTCAGGTACTCCTGGAGGGGGTAAACTTAGGTTCCTTGGTGGTGGACCACGAAGATAGGTTCTTTTGTCAAAGCGCCATTCTCCAATTTTACCATAAGTTAGTTCGCCCTGAGATGAAACAATATTCAGAGGTAAACACATAGAGTATGTAGACAAAAAAACAATGGCAAAGGCTGATCTTAGTGTTTGTGTCTGTGATAAGAAAAGGTTAGCTAAAAATTATTGCTGTGCAAAATGTAGATATAAATTGGCCAGGGAAGTTACCTTCAAGGAATAGTCACATCCATATGTGAAATGAATGATGTGAGCGTTTCCTAACTTCAAGTCCCAAGGGGGctgtaataaaaaaatttagagaGTGTAATTAAGATATAGCACAGTAGTGAAACACCCACAGACACAAAAAGAATTGAAAGAATACTTGTATCATGAAATCTTTACGAAGAATATGTTGCACACCATGTAAGGCACTTGCAATAGCGTAAGCATACCTATATCACAACTTAAAAAGCATTAGTATCTTCATCAATTCAAAATGTGAAGTAGAACAAATCAGATCTCACATTTCCAACACCCATCCAAAAGCTTTGTCAGTCTCTGGATCCTCTTTCATACTCAAAGAAACATTCATCCAAGTGGGAGCAATCTTCTCAAGCTCAGACTTCAGTGAGACAAGTGAAAATAGAGCATTGGCCATATAGTACCGAGAGCATTGTGTAGAAAGAGTGTGCCAAGGATACAAGTTTAGAAAATCTTCCGACCGTATTGCATTCAAAAAAAGCATATGTGGCATTGTTGAATGTAAACACATGttgcaaaattttattaaacaaaTAATAAATATGTACCTTTTTAATTATCACAGGGGAATTGCCAGTGGGATCAATATTAGTCAAAGGACCCTTCTTTTCTGGAAAAAACTTCCTTACTATCTGTACATGTTCTGTTGGTTTAATATAGAAGAAATGGAAGCCTGCAGGATGATTGTCACTAGCCAAGTTTGGCAATGGTTTGATAAAAACATGATCGGGTTCGGCCATTAATATATACCTGCAGTTTTTCCCATTCAACAAATACCGTTTTTTCGCAAATAGCAATTGAAGTAAAGTCAAATGGAACTAAGCTTACTCCTCTGGAATAGTTGCTTTCTCCAACCATTGAACAAAGGCCCAAGGTCTGTTTAGGACAATGTACCCCTGAAACCACATCAAGGAAGCagttcaaaaaaattattttcctcatCTATTAAATAGAAATGATATTCTTGTCACTGATTAAGGATTTGTTACATCATCAAGCAAGCACTCAGTCATCATAACAACCACAGAGCAATAAATGAGTTATGCAGAGAAGAAGTTGCAGGAATTCATCTGATAGTATTAGAACAGAAGCATTCTTATGGTGAATAAAATAACTACGTACATGATCACCAACTGGATAAGTTAAGGTGATCCCAAAATAACCTATATTTAGGGTATACAATCCATAAGGAAAATCCAAACTATTTATAACTCGCAACAACCACATGTTTGCAGCATTTATTAAGAATTTCATTCCTTAAAACGCATCTCTTTAAGATAAATAGTAAGTGAATTTGTGAGAAAATCGGTAGATCATTTATACCTTGAATATGATAATTTAATGAGTGACAAATTTTGCATAAGACCGGATCTAACTTTGCTTCACTGGAAAAACCACTAAATTGCAGATTcgtcaaagaaaagaaaagaaggttATGGAGACAGACCAGATTATAATCCTCATTCTAGATTGATGCATGTGAAAAAATACCTCAGAGAAGAACTCTCACCCGATCCGCACCGGCAGGGAGGGGATCCACAACAAAGGTCGGGATCTCATCCATTAGATTGTCCGGCTCCCCGGAGTGCAGCACCCTCGTGAACCCTCCCATCTCTGA from Zingiber officinale cultivar Zhangliang chromosome 6B, Zo_v1.1, whole genome shotgun sequence carries:
- the LOC121989213 gene encoding sodium/hydrogen exchanger 2-like isoform X1, producing MALGLVTQHLARLGTLSATSDHASVVSINIFVALLCGCIVIGHLLEESRWINESITALVIGVCTGAVILLTTKGKSSHIFVFSEDLFFIYLLPPIIFNAGFQVKKKQFFRNFMTIMLFGAIGTLISFFTISLGAVALFRKMDIGSLDIGDFLAIGAIFSATDSVCTLQILNQDETPLLYSLVFGEGVVNDATSVVLFNAIQNFDLVHIDAIIILKFLANFGYLFLTSTLLGAFGGLLSAYIIKKLYIGRHSTDREVALMMLMAYLTYMLAELLDLSGILTVFFCGIVMSHYTWHNVTEGSRITTKHAFATLSFIAETFLFLYVGMDALDIEKWRFVSSSPGKSVQISLILLGLVLVGRAAFVFPLSFLSNLTKKSPDDRIVLKQQVTIWWAGLMRGAVSIALAYNQFARSGHTQLRGNAIMITSTISVVLFSTVVFGLMTKPLLSFLLPHNAKHFSSMSSDPSTPKSLLLPLMENGQASEDEIGEHVARPSNLRLLLTKPTHTVHHHWRKFDNAFMRPVFGGRGFVPFVPGSSSAQSLHGWS
- the LOC121989213 gene encoding sodium/hydrogen exchanger 2-like isoform X2, with the translated sequence MALGLVTQHLARLGTLSATSDHASVVSINIFVALLCGCIVIGHLLEESRWINESITALVIGVCTGAVILLTTKGKSSHIFVFSEDLFFIYLLPPIIFNAGFQVKKKQFFRNFMTIMLFGAIGTLISFFTISLGAVALFRKMDIGSLDIGDFLAIGAIFSATDSVCTLQILNQDETPLLYSLVFGEGVVNDATSVVLFNAIQNFDLVHIDAIIILKFLANFGYLFLTSTLLGAFGGLLSAYIIKKLYIGRHSTDREVALMMLMAYLTYMLAELLDLSGILTVFFCGIVMSHYTWHNVTEGSRITTNPGKSVQISLILLGLVLVGRAAFVFPLSFLSNLTKKSPDDRIVLKQQVTIWWAGLMRGAVSIALAYNQFARSGHTQLRGNAIMITSTISVVLFSTVVFGLMTKPLLSFLLPHNAKHFSSMSSDPSTPKSLLLPLMENGQASEDEIGEHVARPSNLRLLLTKPTHTVHHHWRKFDNAFMRPVFGGRGFVPFVPGSSSAQSLHGWS
- the LOC121989213 gene encoding sodium/hydrogen exchanger 2-like isoform X3, translating into MALGLVTQHLARLGTLSATSDHASVVSINIFVALLCGCIVIGHLLEESRWINESITALVIGVCTGAVILLTTKGKSSHIFVFSEDLFFIYLLPPIIFNAGFQVKKKQFFRNFMTIMLFGAIGTLISFFTISLGAVALFRKMDIGSLDIGDFLAIGAIFSATDSVCTLQILNQDETPLLYSLVFGEGVVNDATSVVLFNAIQNFDLVHIDAIIILKFLANFGYLFLTSTLLGAFGGLLSAYIIKKLYIGRHSTDREVALMMLMAYLTYMLAELLDLSGILTVFFCGIVMSHYTWHNVTEGSRITTKHAFATLSFIAETFLFLYVGMDALDIEKWRFVSSSPGKSVQISLILLGLVLVGRAAFVFPLSFLSNLTKKSPDDRIVLKQQVS
- the LOC121989216 gene encoding cocosin 1-like yields the protein MANSIALLFLSLALCFLLPSTSLAQFSFGQQGFGQPLLSQRRLGYRSQCQLERLAALEPTRRVPSEAGFTEYFDQLNEQLQCAGVVAYRRTIQPRGLVLPYYSNAPKLVYIVQGRGISGTVIPGCPESFQSLRQGFEQQWEEESESQSQRFRDEHQKVQFFREGDVLAYPAGVANWVYNNGEIPIIAIAVADTSSNANQLDRQHRQFLLAGRERQSQEQITQIEERFQQQKGNNLLSGFELELLAEALGVDKEVVRKIQNLNDNRGDIVRVEKGLQMLEPQRRAEQEAQEQEREEREETQERRGSSCERNGLEETYCTLKNRQNIANPTLADYYNPRAGRLTSLNVQKLPILRFIQLSAERGVLRRNAIQPPHWNINAHSIMYVVRGSGRLQVVGHRGRTVFDGELRQGQLLVIPQQHIVIKKAQSEQFEWISFKTNENAFVSHIVGKTSVLRGIPVEVLMNSYRVSREEARRLKFNRGNEIAIFSPRLEKEDRAAA